From Trueperaceae bacterium, a single genomic window includes:
- a CDS encoding HAMP domain-containing sensor histidine kinase, with protein sequence MNRALERTKPVRFSLSLRARIALAIAALAALPNALLAVGTLLPSLGGGVANELWLAALVWAVAVVGLSALVGYFASRELLAPLTRLSRDVASLPSTADRLATARLAPGEAEPAEVRAVRDAFNRLLGRIELEHSHRSAFIATLMHDLKTPLIATSHLLEVIRDRDDLGRDERVDLADRLLRENHALVTLMQKLVDAHKFDREEVPLSREQLKVETVAKRVIARLAPLAAERGVELHVEGGANAYADPAELERALYNLISNAVRYARSSITVEVFAGLVRIADDGPGLPAPLERLAQPFNEQPVEISGTRYSAGSAGLGLFIARRILESHGGRLVTESTGPRGTALLAYLGSDRR encoded by the coding sequence GTGAACAGGGCGCTGGAGAGGACGAAGCCGGTGCGCTTCAGTCTCAGCCTCCGGGCCCGTATCGCCCTGGCCATAGCAGCGCTCGCCGCGCTGCCCAACGCTCTACTGGCGGTGGGGACGCTACTACCTAGTTTGGGCGGAGGAGTCGCCAACGAGCTGTGGCTCGCCGCCCTCGTTTGGGCGGTAGCGGTCGTCGGACTCTCTGCCCTCGTCGGCTACTTCGCCTCGCGCGAGCTGCTCGCGCCGCTCACTCGACTCTCCCGCGACGTCGCCTCGCTTCCCTCGACCGCAGACCGCCTGGCCACCGCCAGGCTCGCGCCAGGGGAGGCCGAACCCGCAGAGGTGCGGGCCGTGAGGGACGCCTTCAACCGGCTCCTGGGCAGGATCGAGCTGGAGCACAGCCACCGGTCGGCCTTCATCGCGACCCTCATGCACGACCTCAAGACCCCGCTGATCGCCACCTCCCACCTGCTCGAAGTGATCCGTGATCGGGACGACCTGGGACGCGACGAGCGAGTCGATCTCGCCGACCGGCTCCTGCGCGAGAACCACGCCCTCGTGACGCTCATGCAGAAACTGGTCGATGCGCACAAGTTCGATCGTGAGGAGGTACCGCTCTCACGGGAGCAGCTGAAGGTGGAGACGGTCGCGAAGCGCGTCATCGCCCGACTCGCGCCGCTCGCCGCCGAGCGTGGAGTGGAACTGCACGTGGAGGGCGGCGCCAACGCCTACGCAGACCCCGCGGAACTCGAGCGGGCACTCTACAACCTCATCTCCAACGCCGTCCGCTACGCTCGCTCGAGCATCACCGTCGAAGTCTTCGCCGGCTTGGTGCGCATCGCCGACGACGGCCCCGGGCTACCCGCTCCCCTGGAGCGTCTCGCTCAACCGTTCAACGAGCAGCCGGTCGAGATCTCCGGCACCCGCTACAGCGCCGGAAGCGCCGGCCTGGGCCTGTTCATCGCGCGCCGCATACTGGAATCCCACGGCGGCAGACTGGTCACCGAGTCGACGGGACCCCGCGGCACTGCCCTGCTCGCTTACCTGGGTTCGGACAGGAGGTGA
- the aroB gene encoding 3-dehydroquinate synthase, translating into MSDTVAGEKRVAVETGRPYEVIVGAGLLDRVGQFVTEPAVALVSDSDVAPLHAVGVREALEAGGAGVLAVTLPAGEASKSLSEFETLVREMASAGLKRDCAIVAVGGGVVSDLAGFAAASYLRGVAFYACPTSLLAMVDASVGGKTGVNLPEGKNLVGAFWQPRAVLADVNALATLPEPVFREGAVELFKHGLLADEWLLGAIDETGFGPAGDAEVLAEYIYRSVLVKARIVSGDERESGKRAHLNLGHNLAHALEAASSHRLRHGEAVAYGLLFSALLAQARGWYDFVSPARNLLEWLQPAPLPNRELTDLQPYLERDKKNLGERQRFVLMRAKETPVVVDDVQPGELESAWRRLLEVVS; encoded by the coding sequence ATGAGCGACACGGTGGCCGGCGAGAAGAGGGTCGCCGTCGAGACGGGTCGCCCCTACGAGGTGATCGTGGGCGCCGGTCTCCTGGACAGGGTCGGCCAGTTCGTAACGGAACCGGCCGTTGCCCTGGTGAGCGACAGCGATGTGGCGCCCCTTCATGCCGTCGGTGTGCGAGAGGCGCTCGAGGCCGGGGGTGCCGGAGTTCTGGCCGTCACCCTGCCTGCCGGCGAGGCCAGCAAATCGCTGAGCGAATTCGAAACGCTCGTTCGGGAGATGGCGAGCGCCGGCTTGAAGCGAGACTGCGCGATCGTGGCGGTCGGCGGTGGCGTCGTCAGCGACCTCGCAGGCTTCGCGGCCGCGAGCTACCTGCGCGGTGTCGCCTTCTACGCCTGCCCCACCAGTCTGCTGGCCATGGTCGATGCCAGTGTGGGTGGCAAGACGGGCGTCAACCTGCCCGAAGGGAAGAATCTGGTCGGCGCCTTCTGGCAACCGCGGGCCGTGCTTGCCGATGTGAACGCGCTCGCCACGCTGCCCGAGCCCGTCTTCCGCGAAGGAGCCGTCGAACTGTTCAAGCACGGACTCCTCGCCGACGAATGGCTGCTGGGTGCGATCGACGAAACCGGGTTCGGACCGGCCGGCGACGCCGAGGTCCTGGCGGAATACATCTACCGATCGGTCCTGGTGAAGGCCAGGATCGTGAGCGGGGACGAGCGGGAGAGCGGAAAGCGAGCGCACCTGAACCTGGGGCATAACCTGGCTCATGCGCTGGAGGCCGCGAGCTCACACCGCTTGCGTCACGGAGAAGCGGTGGCCTACGGCCTGCTCTTCTCCGCGCTCCTGGCCCAGGCGCGAGGCTGGTACGACTTCGTCTCTCCAGCCCGGAACCTCCTCGAGTGGCTGCAGCCAGCGCCGCTGCCGAACCGGGAACTCACGGACCTGCAGCCTTACCTGGAGCGAGACAAGAAGAACCTTGGCGAGCGGCAGCGATTCGTGCTCATGCGCGCGAAGGAGACCCCGGTGGTAGTGGACGACGTCCAGCCCGGCGAGTTGGAGAGCGCCTGGCGGCGGCTTCTGGAGGTAGTGTCATGA
- the aroQ gene encoding type II 3-dehydroquinate dehydratase, whose amino-acid sequence MILVLNGPNLNLLGKREPRLYGRTSLADLNELCSRWARELKTEARCRQSNHEGEIIEWLHGAAAEGAGGVVLNPGGYSHTSVAIRDAISAVELPVIEVHLSNIFAREAFRHVSLISAVCRGSIAGLGPLSYKAALTAMVALLAEE is encoded by the coding sequence ATGATCCTCGTTCTCAACGGCCCCAACCTGAACCTCCTCGGCAAGCGCGAACCCCGCCTCTACGGCCGCACCTCCCTGGCAGATCTTAACGAGCTCTGCTCACGCTGGGCCCGGGAGCTCAAGACCGAAGCCCGCTGCCGGCAGAGCAATCACGAGGGGGAGATCATCGAATGGCTGCACGGGGCGGCCGCCGAGGGAGCGGGCGGAGTCGTCCTCAACCCCGGCGGTTACTCCCACACCTCGGTAGCGATCAGAGACGCGATCTCGGCCGTGGAACTTCCGGTCATCGAAGTGCACCTGTCGAACATCTTCGCTAGGGAGGCTTTCCGGCACGTCAGCCTCATCTCCGCTGTGTGCCGGGGCTCCATCGCCGGTCTAGGACCGCTCTCGTACAAAGCCGCCCTGACCGCGATGGTGGCGCTCCTCGCCGAGGAGTAG
- a CDS encoding secretin N-terminal domain-containing protein, protein MNKYRVLIVLLATAVIGVGLAQPAPLPEDEQFDQLVEVRTEFDGVPLSSMVATLARSVGLTPIVEQVPDNPVIYDIGDPKPFRQVWNIVLTLNGLDYRLLENDVIVVGPTAAIAGLGQGQVAEAAADGEPREQRFYRVNNNPNDLATIISRAVPGVAIEALESVSTLSVTATAEQHEQVQRTLDQFDTTAEVVPIELRTYRLNHADAEDLAAVLEATSGSIISEVSGAEGGEPAAEGRNFRVTAEPRTNSLIVAATGPVQARVAELIPQLDVPQQQVNVQVRIQEINRSSAMNLGINLNAGVGMFTANILETGLRFVFDSATALTSLNLNAVLDALETQGLSKRVDDTTITVLDNVTGTVQSGGTIYITIPGANENIQRTIPYGVQVDVTPRIAADGSVTLDVVARVEDVLSTTNDPSFLELSTRAVTSTVTLEPGQTVLLSGLMQNQFVETKNRVPILGAIPVIGGLFGTTVTEQNDTELLVIVSANVLE, encoded by the coding sequence ATGAACAAGTATCGCGTCCTCATAGTCCTTCTCGCCACCGCCGTCATCGGCGTGGGCCTGGCACAACCGGCGCCACTGCCGGAAGACGAGCAGTTCGACCAGCTGGTGGAGGTCAGGACCGAATTCGACGGTGTACCGCTCAGCTCGATGGTAGCGACGCTCGCCCGCTCAGTCGGCCTCACCCCGATCGTCGAACAGGTACCTGACAATCCGGTCATCTACGACATCGGCGACCCCAAGCCGTTTCGGCAGGTGTGGAACATCGTCCTCACGCTCAACGGGCTCGACTACCGCCTGCTCGAGAACGACGTGATAGTCGTGGGTCCCACCGCCGCTATCGCCGGTCTGGGTCAGGGGCAGGTAGCCGAGGCTGCCGCAGATGGCGAGCCGCGTGAGCAGCGCTTCTACCGCGTCAACAACAACCCCAACGATCTCGCAACTATCATCAGCCGGGCCGTTCCCGGCGTCGCGATCGAAGCGCTCGAGAGCGTGAGCACCCTCTCCGTCACCGCAACGGCCGAGCAGCACGAGCAGGTGCAGCGCACCCTCGACCAGTTCGACACGACCGCCGAAGTGGTGCCGATCGAACTGCGCACCTACCGCCTCAATCACGCCGACGCTGAGGATCTGGCCGCTGTTCTCGAAGCCACCAGCGGTTCCATCATCAGTGAGGTGAGCGGAGCCGAGGGCGGCGAGCCTGCTGCCGAGGGCCGCAACTTCCGGGTGACGGCGGAGCCGCGCACCAACAGCCTCATCGTCGCGGCCACCGGGCCGGTTCAGGCCCGGGTCGCCGAGCTCATCCCTCAGCTCGACGTGCCGCAGCAGCAGGTCAACGTCCAGGTCCGCATCCAGGAGATCAACCGCAGTTCGGCGATGAACCTCGGCATCAACCTCAACGCCGGCGTCGGGATGTTCACCGCCAACATCCTCGAAACGGGTCTCCGCTTCGTCTTCGACTCGGCCACCGCCCTCACCAGCCTCAACCTGAACGCGGTGCTCGACGCCCTCGAGACGCAGGGCCTGTCGAAACGCGTCGACGACACGACCATCACCGTCCTCGACAACGTCACCGGCACGGTCCAGTCGGGCGGCACGATCTACATCACCATCCCCGGTGCCAACGAGAACATCCAGCGCACCATCCCCTACGGCGTCCAGGTCGACGTGACCCCCCGCATCGCGGCCGACGGCAGCGTCACCCTCGACGTCGTGGCTCGGGTCGAGGATGTACTCTCGACCACCAACGACCCCTCATTCCTCGAACTCTCCACCAGGGCTGTTACCTCGACCGTGACCCTCGAGCCCGGTCAGACGGTGCTCCTCTCGGGCCTGATGCAGAACCAGTTCGTTGAGACGAAGAACCGCGTCCCGATACTGGGAGCGATCCCCGTGATCGGCGGTCTCTTCGGCACGACCGTCACCGAACAGAACGACACCGAGCTGCTGGTGATCGTCAGCGCCAACGTGCTCGAATAG
- a CDS encoding response regulator transcription factor yields the protein MSELRVLVADDHPLFRVGLGYALGAQGFEVAAEAEDGREAVAACRRERFDVVLMDIRMPGMNGIEACREIRRMEDPPLVVMLTTFEEPGIIQAARDAGATMYLSKETSPAELARLLRAIVEEPERGWLPAVKLPELTPRERDVLALLVQGLSNKQMARELDLSPETVKDYLNGVYRKLEVRDRLAAAQRARELGLA from the coding sequence GTGAGCGAGCTGCGAGTCCTCGTGGCCGACGACCACCCGCTCTTCCGCGTGGGCCTGGGCTACGCCTTGGGCGCCCAGGGGTTCGAGGTGGCAGCGGAGGCCGAGGATGGGCGCGAGGCGGTGGCGGCCTGCCGGCGGGAGCGGTTCGACGTGGTCCTGATGGACATCCGCATGCCGGGGATGAACGGAATCGAAGCTTGCCGGGAGATCCGCCGGATGGAGGACCCTCCGCTGGTGGTGATGCTCACCACCTTCGAGGAGCCTGGCATAATCCAGGCCGCTCGGGACGCGGGAGCCACGATGTACCTCTCCAAGGAGACGAGTCCCGCCGAACTCGCCAGGCTGCTCAGAGCTATCGTGGAGGAGCCCGAGCGAGGCTGGTTGCCGGCGGTGAAACTTCCCGAGCTCACTCCGCGAGAGCGTGACGTGCTCGCTCTCCTGGTGCAGGGGCTCAGCAACAAGCAGATGGCGCGCGAGCTCGACCTGAGCCCGGAGACTGTGAAGGACTACCTGAACGGCGTCTATCGCAAGCTTGAGGTGAGAGATCGGCTAGCCGCGGCGCAACGCGCCCGCGAGCTGGGACTCGCCTGA
- the scpB gene encoding SMC-Scp complex subunit ScpB: MLTDALLCAALLAAGRPLGEREIGKVLGVGAEGVREAIHSLRSSLEKADLGLVVEEVAGGYRLVVAPGLVPSLAELLSPPPLPRLSTAALETLAIIAYRQPVTRGELEVARGASCSSTIETLQERELIKSVGRKDVVGKPLLYATTERFLIEFGLRSLEDLPPLDDHPAEFLRG; this comes from the coding sequence GTGCTTACCGACGCCCTCCTCTGCGCCGCCCTCCTGGCCGCCGGCCGGCCCCTGGGCGAACGTGAGATAGGCAAGGTCCTGGGAGTCGGTGCGGAAGGGGTGCGTGAAGCGATCCACTCGCTGCGCAGCTCACTGGAGAAGGCCGACCTGGGCCTGGTAGTCGAGGAGGTCGCTGGCGGTTACCGACTGGTGGTGGCGCCCGGGTTGGTGCCCTCACTCGCCGAACTGCTCTCCCCGCCACCGCTCCCTCGCCTCTCCACGGCAGCCCTCGAGACGCTCGCCATAATCGCCTACCGCCAGCCGGTAACCAGGGGCGAGCTCGAGGTCGCCCGCGGGGCTTCCTGCAGTTCCACCATCGAGACGCTGCAGGAGCGTGAGCTCATCAAGAGCGTCGGCCGCAAGGACGTGGTGGGCAAGCCTCTGCTCTACGCCACCACCGAGCGCTTCCTGATCGAGTTCGGACTCCGTTCGCTGGAGGACCTTCCTCCACTCGACGACCACCCGGCAGAGTTCCTCCGCGGCTGA
- a CDS encoding alpha/beta fold hydrolase, with amino-acid sequence MVRPYRSPNHRSFRLGRSRRRALLIHGFPGTPWELRAVGAHLVRLGFEVHCPLLPGFGPHIESLGERSWHDWEEAVEEACRLTRQEAEELLVVGYSMGGALAMRLALREEVDRLVLINPFSGLGFPLGILLPLVAPFLRSYRPFGSADFSDPWTREVVGRVLPDLDVDDLTWQQRLRNEVKLPVRAIEQVRRLGVAAWRAAPQIDVPALVVQGEADAVVPASRTRRLADRLGGPVVLREAPAAGHVLIWPEKPGHSRLIREIERFTANGALRRTG; translated from the coding sequence ATGGTGAGGCCTTATCGATCGCCCAACCATCGCTCGTTCCGGTTGGGACGCTCCCGGCGCCGCGCGCTGCTCATACACGGATTCCCGGGCACCCCGTGGGAACTGCGGGCGGTCGGCGCCCACCTGGTCAGGCTCGGCTTCGAGGTTCACTGCCCACTCCTTCCCGGCTTCGGCCCCCACATAGAGAGCCTGGGCGAGCGCAGCTGGCACGATTGGGAAGAGGCGGTCGAAGAGGCATGCCGGCTAACGAGGCAGGAGGCGGAGGAACTCCTGGTGGTCGGCTACTCGATGGGTGGTGCCCTGGCTATGAGGCTTGCTCTGAGGGAGGAGGTGGACCGGCTGGTGCTGATCAATCCGTTCAGCGGGCTCGGCTTCCCGCTCGGCATCCTGCTGCCCCTGGTGGCGCCCTTCCTGAGGAGTTACCGGCCGTTCGGGAGCGCCGACTTCTCCGATCCCTGGACCCGAGAGGTGGTGGGGCGAGTGCTGCCCGATCTCGACGTCGACGACCTCACCTGGCAGCAGCGCCTGCGCAACGAGGTGAAGCTGCCGGTCCGGGCGATCGAGCAGGTGAGGCGCTTGGGCGTGGCCGCCTGGCGCGCGGCACCGCAGATCGACGTACCCGCCCTCGTCGTCCAGGGGGAAGCGGACGCGGTGGTTCCTGCGTCCCGAACCCGCCGGCTCGCCGACCGGCTGGGCGGACCGGTCGTGCTGCGCGAGGCTCCCGCCGCAGGCCACGTCCTCATCTGGCCCGAGAAGCCGGGTCACTCCCGGCTCATCCGTGAGATCGAACGCTTCACAGCGAACGGCGCTCTGCGAAGAACCGGCTGA
- a CDS encoding shikimate kinase: protein MTEAVAEPRRYVPEDRLVTWVALAGFMGTGKSRIGWELSRRLSLTFIDTDRVIERVSCMRITDIFEVYGEQVFRDYETEVVRRCLRLENVVVSTGGGTVVRKVNRDLLKSRGPVVVLEAGPDTIFRRTRRTRRPLLEIGDPVERIRLLMEERRPYYDDVASVRVSTDGRDSSDVVEEIVEKLGEWVSE, encoded by the coding sequence ATGACGGAGGCTGTAGCGGAGCCGCGGCGATACGTGCCCGAGGACCGCTTGGTCACCTGGGTGGCGCTGGCGGGCTTCATGGGTACCGGCAAGAGCCGCATAGGCTGGGAACTCTCCCGCCGGCTCAGCCTCACCTTCATAGACACCGACCGGGTCATCGAACGCGTCTCGTGCATGAGGATCACCGACATCTTCGAGGTGTACGGCGAGCAGGTGTTCCGTGACTACGAGACCGAAGTGGTGAGGCGCTGCCTGCGGTTGGAGAACGTGGTCGTCTCGACGGGCGGAGGCACGGTGGTCCGGAAGGTGAACCGGGATCTGCTCAAGAGCCGGGGGCCGGTCGTCGTGCTTGAGGCGGGGCCCGACACGATCTTCCGGCGCACCCGCCGAACGAGGCGGCCTCTCCTGGAGATAGGCGATCCGGTCGAGCGTATCAGGCTGCTGATGGAGGAGCGTCGACCCTATTACGACGACGTGGCCTCGGTTCGGGTGTCGACCGACGGCCGAGACTCGAGCGACGTGGTCGAGGAGATCGTAGAGAAGCTGGGAGAGTGGGTATCCGAATGA
- a CDS encoding GspH/FimT family pseudopilin yields MPYRSPVPVAGYTLVELLVVLAIAGLLTTWYVGSQGRRHVDEAILALRSQTAQARHEAIARSLPVAVLYRPADASFVTLAGRSGNVDVCESGEEVARLELSRFPGVAVARVPAEGLVWLPSGSGRTCSGSGAFNTTMELHEGRVEARVIVSRAGRIRSEVSR; encoded by the coding sequence ATGCCCTACCGCTCGCCCGTGCCGGTTGCCGGTTACACACTCGTCGAACTGCTGGTGGTGCTGGCCATCGCCGGACTGCTCACGACCTGGTACGTAGGCTCGCAGGGCCGCCGGCATGTAGATGAAGCTATCCTCGCCCTGCGCTCGCAGACGGCTCAGGCTCGCCACGAAGCGATCGCACGCAGCCTGCCCGTTGCGGTTCTCTACAGGCCCGCGGACGCCTCCTTCGTTACCCTGGCCGGCCGGTCGGGGAACGTCGACGTCTGCGAGTCCGGCGAGGAAGTCGCGCGCCTCGAACTCTCCCGGTTCCCCGGCGTCGCTGTCGCGCGCGTACCGGCCGAGGGCCTCGTCTGGCTCCCCAGCGGCAGCGGCCGCACCTGCAGCGGCTCGGGAGCCTTCAACACGACGATGGAGCTGCACGAGGGGCGCGTTGAGGCGCGAGTGATAGTGTCCCGCGCTGGCCGGATCCGTTCCGAGGTGAGTCGATGA
- the pilO gene encoding type 4a pilus biogenesis protein PilO, with the protein MKIGSFDLRNLRQRDIAIVCIALTVLAAVLWYFYMYRPTLLEAQDLETEITTLTAQVARGEAARRNLPTLRLEVARLEREREIFLSQLPLESEVASLLDQLRVSATDADVEVLSIAQGNASEPIQDVRPLGFQLNTNGTFSETMAFLMELEELQRFTKIRQVGLNVTDGGGVDPELSANYAFTVYVFTGNDPGDPVQ; encoded by the coding sequence ATGAAGATCGGCAGCTTCGACCTCCGCAACCTCCGGCAACGCGACATCGCGATCGTCTGCATCGCTCTGACGGTGCTGGCCGCTGTCCTCTGGTACTTCTACATGTACCGGCCCACCCTGCTCGAAGCACAGGACCTGGAGACGGAGATCACCACCCTGACGGCCCAGGTGGCCCGCGGAGAAGCCGCGAGACGCAACCTGCCGACCCTGCGCCTCGAGGTCGCCCGCCTCGAGCGCGAGCGGGAGATCTTCCTCTCCCAGCTACCGCTCGAGAGCGAGGTCGCTTCGCTACTCGATCAGCTGAGGGTGAGCGCGACCGACGCCGACGTCGAGGTGCTGAGCATCGCCCAGGGCAACGCCAGCGAACCGATACAGGATGTTCGACCCCTCGGCTTCCAGTTGAACACCAACGGAACCTTCAGCGAAACCATGGCTTTCCTGATGGAGCTCGAGGAGTTGCAACGCTTCACCAAGATCCGCCAGGTCGGTCTCAACGTGACCGATGGCGGCGGTGTCGACCCAGAGCTGTCGGCCAACTACGCCTTCACCGTATACGTGTTCACCGGTAACGACCCGGGAGACCCAGTGCAATGA
- the lepA gene encoding translation elongation factor 4 gives MKIRNFSIIAHVDHGKSTLADRILELTQSVSERNRRAQMLDTLELERERGITIKASPMRLYYLAEDGEKYMFNLIDTPGHVDFNYEVSRALRACEGVLLVIDASQGVEAQTIQNAYLAADNGLDILPVVNKIDLPNADPQAALAELEEVIGISGEDAVAVSAKTGENVAAVLEAIVRHLPPPEGHDEAPLRCLIFDAIYDSYQGVIPFIRVFDGSIRAGDRIRIASTGKEFEVDKVGFFNPDPAVSEVLRAGEVGWLTAAIRDIGDTQIGDTITGAERPTDRPIPGFKPAQPVVFSGLYPTDGEDYPKLREALEKLSLNDAAFTFEPETSEALGFGFRCGFLGLLHADIVQARLEREFDLGLIATAPAVVYEVTTTDGATRLIQNPSELPSPDKVDLIREPYVRLSVYLPEEYVGSAMGLLQEKRGEMKDMLYHGRRVELRYEVPFGEILYDFHDRLKSLTRGYASMDYETIGYREGDLVKIDILVNEERVDALSIIAHRDKAYEMGRKIVDKMAEVIPRQMFAVPIQAAIGGKILARSTVRAFRKDVTAKCYGGDITRKKKLLEKQKKGKARMKQLGTVEVPQEAFLAVLSGEK, from the coding sequence GTGAAGATCAGGAACTTCTCGATCATCGCGCACGTCGACCACGGCAAGTCGACACTCGCCGACCGCATCCTAGAGCTCACGCAGAGCGTTTCGGAGCGGAACCGGCGGGCGCAGATGCTCGACACCCTCGAACTCGAACGTGAGCGCGGCATCACCATCAAGGCCTCGCCCATGCGCCTCTACTACCTCGCAGAGGATGGCGAGAAGTACATGTTCAACCTCATCGATACCCCCGGCCACGTCGACTTCAACTACGAGGTCTCGAGGGCCCTCAGGGCGTGCGAGGGAGTTCTGCTGGTCATCGACGCCAGCCAGGGTGTGGAGGCGCAGACGATCCAGAACGCCTATCTGGCGGCGGACAACGGCCTCGATATCCTGCCCGTTGTCAACAAGATCGACCTGCCGAACGCCGACCCCCAGGCGGCGCTGGCGGAGCTGGAGGAGGTCATCGGCATCTCGGGCGAGGATGCCGTGGCCGTCTCGGCCAAGACCGGCGAGAACGTGGCCGCGGTGCTGGAGGCGATAGTTCGGCACCTGCCACCGCCGGAAGGGCACGATGAGGCGCCTCTGCGCTGCCTGATCTTCGACGCCATCTACGACTCGTACCAGGGCGTCATCCCCTTCATCCGGGTGTTCGACGGCTCGATCCGCGCCGGCGACCGGATCCGTATCGCCTCCACCGGCAAGGAGTTCGAGGTCGACAAGGTCGGGTTCTTCAACCCGGATCCCGCCGTAAGCGAAGTGTTGCGCGCCGGCGAGGTGGGCTGGCTCACCGCGGCGATCCGCGACATCGGCGATACCCAGATCGGCGACACCATCACCGGGGCAGAGAGACCGACCGACCGGCCCATCCCGGGCTTCAAACCGGCCCAGCCGGTGGTCTTCTCGGGCCTCTATCCCACCGACGGCGAGGATTACCCCAAGCTGCGCGAGGCGCTCGAGAAGCTGTCGCTCAACGATGCGGCCTTCACCTTCGAGCCGGAGACCTCCGAGGCCCTGGGTTTCGGTTTCCGATGCGGCTTCCTCGGCCTGCTCCATGCCGACATCGTCCAGGCCCGACTCGAGAGGGAGTTCGATCTGGGCCTCATCGCCACCGCCCCCGCCGTCGTCTACGAGGTCACTACCACCGACGGCGCAACGAGGCTCATCCAGAACCCCTCGGAGCTGCCGAGTCCCGACAAGGTCGACCTCATCCGTGAGCCGTACGTGCGACTCTCCGTCTACCTGCCGGAGGAGTACGTGGGCAGCGCGATGGGACTGCTGCAGGAGAAGCGCGGCGAGATGAAGGACATGCTCTACCACGGCCGGCGCGTCGAGCTGCGCTACGAGGTGCCGTTCGGCGAGATCCTCTACGACTTCCACGACCGGCTCAAGAGCCTCACCCGCGGCTACGCCTCGATGGATTACGAGACGATCGGCTACCGCGAGGGCGACTTGGTGAAGATCGACATCCTCGTCAACGAGGAGCGGGTGGACGCCCTATCGATCATCGCTCACCGCGACAAGGCGTACGAGATGGGCCGCAAGATAGTCGACAAGATGGCCGAGGTGATCCCCCGGCAGATGTTCGCGGTGCCCATCCAGGCCGCCATCGGCGGCAAGATCCTGGCCCGATCGACGGTGCGGGCTTTCCGCAAGGACGTCACCGCCAAATGCTACGGCGGCGACATCACGCGCAAGAAGAAGCTTCTCGAGAAGCAGAAGAAGGGCAAGGCCCGGATGAAGCAGCTCGGGACGGTGGAGGTGCCTCAGGAGGCGTTCCTCGCGGTGCTGTCCGGTGAGAAGTGA